One Candidatus Binataceae bacterium genomic region harbors:
- a CDS encoding glutamate-1-semialdehyde 2,1-aminomutase, producing MLHREIAAVWTGFLNTMKQALSQALFARARRHLPGGVNSPVRAFKAVDATPRFITQGAGAYVWDEDGNRLIDYVGAFGPTIVGHAHPRVVGAIAQQAARGLSFGASTLAEVLLAEEICALVPAAGKLRLVSSGTEAGMTALRLARAATGRARIIKFDGCYHGHSDALLARAGSGPMTLSVPDSRGVPVELAALTSIATYNDLSSVQRLLERHGGEVAAIIVEPVAANMGVVAPQPGFLAGLSDLAHRHGALLICDEVITGFRLRLGTCHELYGGAPDLIMLGKIIGGGNPIGAVAGPAEIMDLLAPEGPVYQAGTLSGSLLSVRAGLETLALLKQPGAYERLERMGEQLEAGL from the coding sequence ATGCTTCATCGTGAGATCGCCGCGGTCTGGACTGGCTTTTTGAACACCATGAAACAGGCTCTCTCGCAAGCCCTCTTCGCGCGCGCGCGCCGCCATTTGCCCGGCGGGGTGAATTCGCCCGTGCGCGCCTTCAAAGCGGTCGATGCGACTCCTAGGTTTATCACCCAGGGCGCCGGTGCCTACGTGTGGGACGAGGACGGTAACCGCCTAATCGATTACGTCGGCGCTTTCGGGCCGACAATCGTCGGGCATGCCCACCCGCGTGTCGTTGGTGCGATCGCGCAACAGGCCGCGCGCGGGTTAAGCTTCGGCGCCTCGACTCTGGCCGAGGTCCTGCTCGCTGAGGAGATCTGCGCGCTGGTGCCGGCGGCTGGCAAGCTGCGCCTGGTCAGCTCCGGGACCGAAGCTGGCATGACCGCGTTGCGGCTGGCCCGCGCGGCCACCGGCCGGGCGCGGATCATCAAGTTCGACGGTTGCTACCATGGCCATAGCGACGCGCTGCTGGCGCGCGCGGGGTCGGGCCCGATGACCTTGAGCGTGCCCGACAGCCGCGGCGTTCCCGTGGAACTGGCTGCGTTGACTTCGATCGCCACCTACAACGATCTTTCTTCGGTTCAGCGTCTCTTGGAGCGGCATGGTGGCGAAGTGGCGGCGATCATTGTCGAGCCGGTGGCCGCCAACATGGGGGTGGTGGCGCCTCAGCCCGGTTTTCTGGCCGGCTTGAGCGACTTGGCTCACCGCCACGGCGCTTTGCTGATCTGTGACGAAGTCATCACCGGCTTTCGCCTACGCCTGGGTACTTGTCACGAGCTTTACGGCGGCGCTCCGGACCTTATCATGCTGGGCAAGATCATCGGCGGAGGAAATCCCATTGGCGCCGTCGCCGGCCCGGCCGAAATCATGGATTTGCTGGCGCCCGAGGGGCCGGTGTACCAGGCCGGCACGCTATCGGGCAGCCTGCTATCGGTAAGAGCCGGTTTGGAAACCCTCGCGCTGCTCAAGCAACCCGGCGCTTATGAGCGATTGGAGCGAATGGGTGAGCAATTGGAAGCCGGCTTGC